One genomic region from Reichenbachiella ulvae encodes:
- a CDS encoding helix-turn-helix domain-containing protein encodes MSTLGDRIKLKRKELSMSQSDLADQVGISYAQIGRYETKDVQPPAKTLTIIADALGVSPDFLLYGSTDEKAKTRLSDPELINQFKAIEAMDEDDRNVVKKLIDAFITKKQVQKLAH; translated from the coding sequence ATGAGCACGCTTGGGGATAGAATAAAGCTTAAAAGGAAGGAGTTAAGCATGTCGCAATCTGACTTAGCAGATCAGGTAGGTATTTCTTATGCACAGATTGGAAGATATGAGACTAAGGACGTGCAGCCACCTGCTAAGACCCTAACCATTATTGCTGATGCTCTTGGTGTTTCTCCTGATTTCCTACTCTATGGCTCTACTGATGAAAAGGCTAAAACCCGTCTATCTGATCCTGAGCTAATCAATCAATTCAAGGCTATTGAAGCAATGGACGAGGATGATCGTAATGTGGTCAAAAAACTCATCGATGCTTTCATCACCAAAAAGCAGGTACAAAAGCTAGCGCATTAA